One Arachis hypogaea cultivar Tifrunner chromosome 18, arahy.Tifrunner.gnm2.J5K5, whole genome shotgun sequence genomic window, cggaccgtccgtgttgttttttttttttaataatagaaaAAGTAATTCGGAAGATccgaattgattattataagatttttttaaacaaatttaaacaACTCGTAAGGTTCGATTTAAGGAAATTTCGAACCGTCCGATTTGTCCTTAACTGATCCCACAAGCTGGTAAAGCTCACACGCTCTCCATATCCCCGTCCTACCCCAATCCCTTctccataataaaaataaaaagcgtaAAATTGAAAgtgaatataatttatattttgtaaaacaAATAAAGAGGGAAAAAAGGGGGAGAACTTGGTAGAGAATATAAAAAGGGATGATTCTAGGGGCCATGCCATGCCATGCCATGCCATGATGGTGACAAAGGAAGATTTGAGAGTATGTCCACGTGGAATACATTAACAATACTCTTTCATGCCTTTGTGTGATGCATAAACAGGattaaaatctaaaattcaaGTGGGTGTTGTAATTTTGTAGCCAATTTCACACCTCACAAAAAAGGTTATATATAAAAAACAGGGGAAATTGAAAATGAATAAACGAATGAATGCATGAAGAGGTGGAAGCCAGTGTGgtgtgaaaaaggaagaaaacagcaacttggttttcaacCAAACAAGAACAGTAGTAAACATAGATGCAGATGCTCTCAAGGGCTTCATCTGCCATGGCCACCTTCCCTCCCTCTAGGGTTcttatctctctctctcatctctctgtGATATGCCTATGCTGTAATTAGCTTGTCAAATTGAAAGTGGTAGCAGCATAATATTGCTTCTATCCTTCAAATTTTCTCCTTTTGTTCTTGGGgagcaaaaaaattttaattttttgcctCGCCTATGCTTCTTGTTCGCATATGAAGTTGTTCTGTTTTCTGACCGTACTCTCCGTGCCAGAAATTGTTTCACCCCATCATCTGAAATCATGGAAAGATtagttttttaatgtttaaagagAGAGATCATTGATTCTATTCTTTTACTTGGAAGTAATATGAATAATTTGTGTGTTCATTTGTTTATTTGGTATttgtatttgtttgtttgttgttATAGCATATGAGTATATGAGTGTGTTGTGTCAGCAGGAATCGTTTACTTTCACATAGATTGAGCTTTAAGAGGTGAATGTTTGGTTTTATGATAATATATGTTGGGTTATTCTGTGTTTTTATTCAGGTGAGAAGTGGGTTTTGTATGTggccaaatgcaagacaactTTGCTTTAGAAAAGGGATTCTGTATGGATTCATGAGGTTGTTTTCTACACCATTGAAAACGCTTCGGGTAGCTAGTCGTTCAATCCGAGTAGGACGATTTTGCAGTGTTGCCAGCATGTCTTCCTCCTTGCAGATTGAATTGGTGAGGAGGGGAGCAGGTCTTCCTCATCATAATGTCACTCTAGCTggttatggttttggtttctgaTAAAAAGAAACTGTGCTAGAAAACTTGAATTTTTTATGTGTTACTGATTATTGCTCTTAATTTTTAGGTACCATGCTTGAGAGACAATTATGCTTATCTCTTGCATGATGTGAACACGGGTACTGTTGGTGTCGTCGATCCTTCTGAAGCTGTGCCTATCATTGATGCATTGAGCAGGAAAAATATAAATTTGACATACATACTCAACACTCACCATCATTATGATCACACTGGTGgaaatgaagagttgaaagcaagaTATGGAGCAAAGGTATCCTTATCTATCTCACTTATCTAGTTTATTCTATGCTATATGTATTTTCGGCGAACATTAtggtataattataataatgtaGTATGTGTTTGAAGTACAATTTCTCATGTGAAGAGCAAATTTAAAGTGATACTGCTACTTTTTACAAATGTCAATGCTTCCTTTATTTCGTCGTAGGTGATTGGTTCAGGAATTGACAAGGAAAGGATTCCTGGCATTGATATCTATTTGAATGATGGCGATAAGTGGATGTTTGCTGGCCACGAGGTGCATGTTATGGACACACCTGGTCACACTCGAGGTCGCATTGATCACCCATTTGCATTATGGAGTCCTCTCATTACTTTTATAGCATCATTTTTTTCATGATATCTTTTTACTTATATTGTAAGCAGGCCATATAAGCTTTTACTTTCCTGGATCTAAGGCGATATTTACCGGAGACACTCTGTTCAGCTTATCGTGTGGCAAGCTTTTTGAAGGAACTCCTGAACAGGTTGATTGAGTGCCATTTATATTTCCAGTTTGTTCTAAGGTTTGAGATTTTTATCATAAGTGATGAGTTGATGCATCTTGTGCCTTGTGATGTGGCATAATAGTTTGCAGATCATGGTATATCCCTTTGTCTGCAGTCCTTGTAGATTTTAAATCCCTGCATAAATTGCAAGTAACTGGGGACAATTTCTTATTCTAGAGTAACTAGTATCCCTTGGGACAAATCACAACTTTGTAAAAGTAGATGCTTTCATAATATACCTCACATTTATTTGATGACGGAGTTGTTTAAAATTAACCCTTACACATGCTTTAATCTTAAGGCTTAGATAGTGAACATTATACAGAAATCCCCCCTAAGTCTGTTATCTTAGTATAGAatacaattgaattgaattttcttcttgttgtcgcttttcttttatttttttaatatatgttaTTAGCAGATTTACTTAAAAGGCATCCTAGCCAATTTTACACTGCTAGTTACTTTAGAAAACTTGTAATGCATGTGTTGTTATCAGCTATTGAGAGTTTTATCCATGTTTGTTACAGATGCAATCGTCTCTTACAAAGATAATGTCCTTGCCAGACGAAACAAGCATCTACTGTGGACATGAGTATACATTGGTTGGTCATTTTTTCCTCTTCGTATCGTATATTCTTTACGGCTAGGACTGGACACACTAGCGATTAGACTAGATAGGATTAAGATTTAGGTCATAGAATTTTGTCTTAGGTGGTATAAACATGTTCAAAGAAGGCTTGCAGAGACTCCAATTGAGTTAAGCTAGAGGTAACAAGAAATCTAAGAAAACCTTATAGGAAGTTATTGGAAgagatttaaatataaattatttaaacaaaaatatgATTTATGAGAGAGCGCAATGGCATTGTGTGTTTCGTATAATCGACCAAGGCTTAGTTACTTGTTGTACTATTCATATTCTTTGCCTTTGTTTTCTTAGCGCATATGCTGCGGCCTTGACCTTCGGCCTTTGTAATTTGGCAGAGTAATTCAAAGTTTGCACTGTCCATTGAGCCTGGAAACAAGGAGCTTCAATCGTATGCTGCGCATGTAGCTTCCCTTCGAAGCAAGGGCATGCCGACGGTGAGATTCATAAATTGATGTTATCAAACTCATGGAATCCCTTTAGTATTGTCTTAACCAAACTAGCAAGTACCATTTTCCCCAGATTCCAACAACACTGAAGACGGAAAAGGCCACAAATCCATTCCTTCGAACGTCCAGCGCAGAAATCCGGCGAGTATTAAAGATTGCAGATACGGCCGACGATGCAGAAACCCTGGGCGTCATTCGGCAAGCAAAGGATAATTTTTaggaaatttttattttaatttcaaaacccTGAAGATACTTAATTCTGTATAGGGTGATGGGTTTAATGAATCCACTTGGGTCATAATAATCTAAGCTTGATGCTATATTCTCAACATGATTTTTGAGTTTAAATTGAGTGTCATTGTAAGGAATTAGATTAAGTAGTGTTGGCATGAGGGTACATGGAACTAAGGAAGATGGAATAGTAGCATTTACACTCCCTCATGCTAGCATTGTTGGTTTGGTGCTTGAAAAAGTTTCCTTGTAAAGTTATCACTCCATATTATCGAATAAAAAATCAACCATCAATATCAGcatcaaaattagttattatgtatttatatataactatatatataatttaacaaaaatattatttttatattaaaattagctatgtataaatatatgtggtgTTTAAGTTTCGTTATAAAGTTATCACTCCAtattattgaataaaaaaattatatgcataacaaaatcaattatcaaaataaattattatgtatttatgtatatatatatagtttaacaaaaatattatttgttcatTAAAATTAgctatgtataaatacatgtgttgtttaatttatttttgatatatattttttatttcaacatatattttatattattagttaattttagtgtacatttAATATGATTGATGTTATGATGGGTAACTAGAGATTAGTGGGTTGAACTTGTAAGGTTAGCCCAAACGTCATAAGGAGGTGGTCTTTGACTTGGTTTGCGTCTGGGAGCTGCCCGTTTGACTTGTGTGTATGAAGGAAtggagggtggtacctgcaaggacacttcgtgttaggatttggttgaattagtcccacattgctcaggatagcaaatggagtgggtggcctaggctataaatatgaggctaagttctccatttatttttgcaccagtcagaaacactttaagcttgtatctgatttttcttttcctatgTACTCTTTgtttagagagtgttgtgaggtgtaattagatatttgctttgagagagtgtgggtgtactggggtgccggtgagagaaagaagtctatgtgttgtaacaattttcacatagtgatattctctggttgtcatttgacaacggccgtggtttttctccggtaattggagtttccacgttaaattcttgtgttgtgattgtgtctattttatttctctgtcaaaggtgttttctcaagggggaatgttgcattattcccaacaagtggtatcaagagcttcggttcggtgggatttattcttagtatgctctgtggttgcagcctagtctgaccttccacatcagaaaagaattttgtcctgtggcttgaggttgatctttggttgctgttgttgttgctggaaggcagtgtgatactgtgagagtgcagtttggaaaggttctggctaaggaaagacttggtatttaagtgtgtccattgtgacccacctctctttcctggggacccttcctagtgcacggttgagttatactattccagtatacagttgcaacaatgtcaggatattcaagtgctgtgaagcttgaaatagagaaatttgatggaagaatcaattttggcttgtggcaaatacaagtcaaggatgtgttgatacaatcaggtttgcacaaggcgttgaaggagaagatctctggttgctctctttatgagagaagatgatgttctctagaagacaagaagtatcctcatggtattaccgcactgccatggataaggatgagttgtggcaatcgggtccacaattgcacacgggcattggttggcgttgagatgcaaggtgtgtggcggagttaggtcgatggctgaagaacttccaggaaaagccaatttggaagttgcaccatgaattttcagcaaggtttcgatctgtaccaaggtgaaatgcttggagtggtctaattccaagtgagtatactttcatggtggagtatgatagttctctgaactatgattgtcggtatagacaatggcagcaaagaattgtcggtgttgacaatggaagctgaagatgtgtgactatttcaatcaaggtggagattgttaggatttggttgaattagtcccacattgctcaggatagcaaatggagtgggtggcctaggctataaatatgaggctaagttctccatttatttttgcaccagtcagaaacactttaagcttgtatctgatttttcttttcctatgTACTCTTTgtttagagagtgttgtgaggtgtaattagatatttgctttgagagagtgtgggtgtactggggtgccggtgagagaaagaagtctatgtgttgtaacaattttcacatagtgatattctctggttgtcatttgacaacggccgtggtttttctccggtaattagagtttccacgttaaattcttgtgttgtgattgtgtctattttatttctctgtcaaaggtgttttctcaagggggaatgttGCATTATTCCCAACACTTCGATGCCTAAGTCAACAAGGGTAAGCAGTTTTTAGAGAGTATTgtaacttagagatacctgagcacTGTCAgaatatttatagtggtgaaccaataactatTGTTGgaatagttccaccttttaaggaggataaccgtccTTTTATCTTAtggaagttgagatatggcttttggaagtgggttgagagattttaggagcagttacttatttaaataagtgttCTATCCTTCGACCCCGACTTCTTTGGAGTGGAATCTATATTCGAGTCGACCTCTTATAAGGAAGTCGGTGGACAGTAAAGGCCAATCTTTAGATTgggcctttttagcttatttggaCCTGGGTCTTAGTATTGAAAGagaatataaaaaattgataattcaatttatttttaatatgtattatatattaataactaatattGGTATATATTTAACATAATTATTATCAAATATAATGTTTGAAAAACGGATTAATTTGTTAAGTTCGTATATACTTGTTACTCGTAATGCATAATAAGTGTAAATAATTTTCTTACATAAATACTCAATTATGATACCGTTGCCAATATAAAGATATGATTACTTTAACTATAAAACTTTTAAAACAATAAGTAATTTAATCAAAAATATatgcaaaaaattttataatagctAATTCAAAGTCACGTATAAAGTCAGGAATTTAAAATCTCTATATTAATACTGATATATtatagtaaaattaattttataaattacaatCATTAGCCATTTCTATATTATTTTTCTGATAGACTTATTTAACTAGAAAAGTATGTATGTTTAtgtaatatattttgtttttataagaTATGCATGTATACAACTTTAAGAAGATAATAATCTAAAGtaaaaataatcatttaaaattttgttatgtaatttaatatttataattttatctatgtaatatttattatattattaaatattttaacagtaattaaaaaaattaaaataaagtagttctgaattattttagattaattttttattatttttcaaatattttgaaGGATACAACATTATTTGCATTGACTATATAGCTTGCTATTAAATAGAGTTTCCTAATTATGGttattatttgactttttgtgcgtacatatttatttctatttctttAATGCAGGTCAAAGTTGTGTATGGtcgaattaaaaatatatatatatatatatatatatatatatatatatatatatatatataaaataagaatcCATGCATTGCCGTTGAAAAAATTGCTTGATCTCTGTATGTTTAAGCAAGTGTGGGTGGGTGGTAGAATCAAAGAGTTTAGTAgtatttgtgtttttatttttaatattttttattttttaaattttgtaaaaaaaagtaaaaataataaaattttattttctatttttatattatatttttttttttacaaaatttaaaaaataaaaaatactgaaaataaaaatataaactaaacacaaattttttagatttttcttagATGGCACTGAAAGGTCTGTTCTAATAAAATTCatgtttttaaatgattttttaagtaataaatttaaaaattatttaattttgctgATGTAATAATGTACGAAAACTCCTTTGCATTgtacatgaaaattaaattatttttcttctagAATTATTGACAATATGTATTAAATAATTAAGTGACTACCCAATCAACATTGAAAAGTTCTTTTGATTGCAACAACTGGAGTGAGGAACTGAGGAACTAAGGCTTCAACTTTTTGGGATATGTTTTATTATCTCCCACAATCCACAATAATTTCCCATGGGAGAAAATGAACACGATTTTACGCGGGGGAGTGTTAGGTAAATAATGACTATCttaaacaacatgaacaaccactaatcaaataaaaatatactacatcttaatttaatgctactaattaaatttactcttttaattttattaattcacattgtttatacattgtttaaaaatgttaattatctatacttttccttttacgtGTGCGAAGGGAAACAAAAAGAATGTAGACACATTACGATGTTAGTTGCAAAGTAGCAACATACTTATTGACAGGTTACAAAATCACATGCATCCTAATCGTGTCGTTTAATAATGTATCTACGTGATGTTAGTTGCAAAGTACCAACATACTTATTTGACAGATTTACAGAATCAACATGATATAATCACATGCATCCTAATCGGGTCGTTTAATAATGTATCTACGTGTAAGTAATGGATGCCTGCACCTATATAGAATTTTGAGTTTCAGATGATAGTAATAATATTTTCTAAAATCATAATCCAAAGTCCCACATTAACATTACTAATTGAACAATTGAATCATATATGATCCTCTCTGCCTGCTCTTCTAATGCCTATTTTTTTTTGgagtaaattatcatttttactaataaaagttataaatgttaataaatttatttgtgaaaaaacgAAATTAAAATTGGTACTCATAAAAGATGGCTTTCAAacgataaaattatttttgtatatgTTTGTATTCATATAAGAAGATTATTAACAATATATATGAAGTCTTTATATAAACAAatctttataataaaataataattcttataataactaaattttatgaAACTAGTAGAAACTTAACtagtcaaattttttatttaaatttgtttcaaatttttcatgtatagtcaTCAACTTGAAACTttaaattcatgatttttttagTACGGAGATGCTGAATGAAACTTATTATATAAatgcttcattttttttattatttgtttcatCAAAACTAACTTAATCTTATAGCTTTCAATTTTAACTAGCAGATAAAATTTGTCTTATAATTTTTGTAGTTTTAATTTTATGAAAGTTCTAATATagtgtaaaataatttaatttttactaaCATTAGTGGAGGATTGAGATTTAGAGGAGGAAGTGTTGATGTTTGGGGAGTCAAATAGTGAAAattgaaagggaaaaaaaatcaaGATAATTAGAGTTAgaaaaaagataatttaaaatttttgaataatcaatatttgaatattttattgtaCAAAATCATCTTTAataagtataattttatttttatttttttttgtaaatttgttAGCGTTTAAAATTTTTGTAGGTAAAAATCGtatcttaattttgttttttaaagttttaaactatcTTTTGTCTCGAGAGAAGAGAGgggtattttaaattttgtttgttaaTAGCTGCTATTTTGTTAGGGTAAATTAATTACGTGACGTGCACGGTGAGCCATGATCTACAACTAGAATGCTACATTTAGTTGATTATGTGGTATTATTTAGGGGAGTGCTAGGGAAATAATAGAAATTTTGAACAATATAACCAACtaccaatcaaatgaaaatatactacaccctaatttaatgttactaattaaattttctattttaaccttattaattcacattgtttacacattATTCAAAAATCTTGTTGGTTACTTATACTTTTCCATTTATATTTTGCATCATTACTTTGGTTGCGCAACCACGTGAATCAGTGAATGAAGGAGCTCAGCATGTATATATTAATCTTTTCCCCTCTTTTTTTCCCAGCACTCACAATCAAAACATATATGCTTGAATTCAATGACTCCAACCAATTGTCAATTGACATTTTGCTTCAAAATGGGAATAGTGTTACAATTCCTACTGCCCATGCATTTTCTTTGGATATATGTATATAGCTGGcagataataattaaatataatttatcacACAGACAGAACTGACTGCACCCATCAGAGATGAAAATTCAACTATATATTATTGATGGAAAAATTGTACTAAAGTAGAGTCAAATATGTAACTAACATATAATATTGTATTTCAACATAGGAGTATACTCTAAGCATGGGCATGGCAAATTATAGTTATCAAATCACATTGAAGGTTCATGTGCACATGCTGAAAGGAGGCGTATTTCAACACAtattttcattttgaaaaatatattttattaatgagAAACCAGAAAAAATATTTTGGACAATAAAACAGTGTAGCGGAAGATGAGGGATGGAAGGAAATGGGAAAATAAATTGAACAATAATATTGTcgcataataattaataaataaaaaaataataataattgcagCACTTGTATATCTGCCTTGCAATGAATTTGATGTCTTGAGTTGGAAGCTTCCCTCCTctctgctctcttttttttttccctctttctTTCTATCAAAATTCAGAtctcattttctctctcttcgAACACACAGAAACCCTATCTCATCCTTTCGCTTCCATTTTCCCGAACAAATTCCCATCTCTCTCCTCCATTATCTCCCCCATTGTGCATCTCGTTCCATCTAGGGTTTCAATCTGAATCTCGAGCTCCATCGTTTGTGGCTCTCTTCGATTCTTCGAACTCTCTGCTTCTCACTGCGATCTCACGCTACTGATCTGCGATAAGGTAAAGGCTTCACTCCTTCCCGATTCATTGATATCGATTCCGTATGCGATGATGCTTATTGTTTATCATTTTTAGAATTACCATTACTCGGACTTTCATATTaggaaattgatttttttttttttttgctttttttccttCTTCGATTCTAGGGCTGTTATATTTCGTGGAATGAGATATACTGGGAGTTTGGAGTGATTGGACTGTATTAGCTTAGCAGTAACATTGCAATTGCATAGTGTTCGTTAGGGTTGAAATTAAGGAATCTGCATGGACAAGGACAAACCTCTTGTTCATGGTGGAGGTCTTCCACCTCCATCAGGACGTTATTCGGGTTACTCACCCACTGGAAATGCCTTCAATGTGAAATCCGAGCCGTCTTCATCGTCGTCATATCCTCCAATGGTTCCAGGTTCTAGCCCAGACTCCAGTCACTTTGGTCATGGAATGTCCTCAGATTCTAGTGGATTTAGTCACGATATTAGCAGAATGCCCGATAATCCTCCAAGAAATAGGGGACACAGGCGTGCTCATTCAGAGATTCTAACCCTACCTGATGATATCAGCTTCGACAGTGACCTTGGTGTCGTTGGAGGTGCCGATGTGCCGTCGTTTTCTGACGACACAGAGGAGGACTTACTTTCAATGTACCTCGATATGGATAAATTCAATTCATCATCTGCTACATCAACATTTCAAATGGGTGAGCCATCTAATGCTGCTGCAGCTTCAGGTTCGGTACCCACATCAACTCCTACATCAGGAGGGCCTACCTCTTCTGCAGAGAACAGTGTCCTTGGTAACAATGAACGGCCTAGAGTTAGACACCAGCACAGCCAATCCATGGATGGGTCAACAACCATCAAACCTGAGATGCTCGTCTCTGGTTCAGAAGACATATCTGCAGCTGATTCTAAAAAAGCAATGTCAGCTGCCAAGCTTGCCGAACTAGCCTTAATTGATCCCAAGCGTGCAAAGAGGTATCGTTTCTGAATAAGTCCTATTTGTTTTATCATTATCTTTAGCTTGGGGAGACTGAACCAATTATGGACTGGTGTGTGATTTTGTGCCTTATTTAATTCTGAAATTTAGATATGTTTATATACTGTATTTTGGTTGCTGTAGTTGAATTTAGAAGCATTTATCATATACTGTCCTGTTAACATCAATAttctaatttgatttatgaaaaaaattcttTGCCTTTTCTTATTCTCTGGGTTTACTACCTGCTAGGGGAAATTCTAGAAACTGCTTTGATAGAATGGCCCTTGTTGAGGGCATATTCAGTTGTATGGCTGGTTGTTGTCAATTTGTTATGTCGTTCCTTTTTTTCCCTTAATGAGCGGGAAAAATCTATATTGATAAGTGCTGTCTTTTGATGTGTGAAACAGGATTTGGGCAAATAGGCAGTCTGCTGCAAGGTCAAAAGAGAGGAAGATGCGCTACATTGCTGAACTTGAAAGGAAggtgcagacattgcaaactgaAGCAACATCTTTGTCTGCACAGTTAACACTATTGCAGGTATTGTCCTTGTTCATTATCTACAACTTATGTTTCATGGTTTTCTATTGACTTGT contains:
- the LOC112771322 gene encoding probable hydroxyacylglutathione hydrolase 2, chloroplastic; translation: MQMLSRASSAMATFPPSRVRSGFCMWPNARQLCFRKGILYGFMRLFSTPLKTLRVASRSIRVGRFCSVASMSSSLQIELVPCLRDNYAYLLHDVNTGTVGVVDPSEAVPIIDALSRKNINLTYILNTHHHYDHTGGNEELKARYGAKVIGSGIDKERIPGIDIYLNDGDKWMFAGHEVHVMDTPGHTRGHISFYFPGSKAIFTGDTLFSLSCGKLFEGTPEQMQSSLTKIMSLPDETSIYCGHEYTLSNSKFALSIEPGNKELQSYAAHVASLRSKGMPTIPTTLKTEKATNPFLRTSSAEIRRVLKIADTADDAETLGVIRQAKDNF